A DNA window from Flagellatimonas centrodinii contains the following coding sequences:
- a CDS encoding ParM/StbA family protein, producing the protein MKSVPLIGFDVGFGQTKGVSDAGHELCIPSWTARVNDNAMALDRVKLIVDEKVQWLVGDDAHRLARARLPEVDSSWYRQPEFRVLTRYILDQMGTRAARIVTGLPVRYHAEHKEQLQKTLQSWSSCGINLEVLRIIPQPVGSYFYLAMDDAGNAQEGFENTRVGIVDIGGGTVDAIELNHAKVSWTVHASEPRGVSRAYEYLHSYIRGKGIAARIADMPAVMAAGQVRDGKQVLSLERPIAESKRLVVQAVADIVIDLWTNATSLDALIVTGGGAALCRDELMKEFAKARIMIPDAPHLANARGYLRAARHYAGQRSVPRSGSA; encoded by the coding sequence ATGAAATCCGTACCGCTAATTGGCTTTGACGTCGGCTTTGGCCAGACAAAGGGTGTATCGGACGCTGGCCACGAACTATGCATTCCAAGCTGGACTGCGCGCGTCAATGACAACGCTATGGCACTCGATCGCGTAAAGCTCATCGTAGACGAGAAGGTCCAGTGGCTTGTGGGGGACGACGCACATCGGCTTGCTCGAGCGAGACTCCCCGAGGTCGACTCCTCGTGGTACCGCCAGCCTGAGTTCCGAGTGCTTACTCGCTACATTCTCGACCAGATGGGCACACGCGCCGCACGAATCGTTACCGGACTTCCTGTCCGATACCACGCCGAGCACAAGGAACAGCTTCAGAAGACCCTGCAGAGTTGGAGTTCATGCGGCATCAACCTTGAAGTGCTCCGGATCATCCCCCAGCCGGTTGGCAGCTACTTCTACTTGGCGATGGACGATGCCGGCAATGCTCAGGAAGGGTTCGAGAATACGCGTGTCGGCATCGTCGACATTGGCGGTGGAACGGTCGACGCGATCGAGCTCAACCACGCCAAGGTATCCTGGACTGTGCATGCGAGCGAACCACGAGGGGTCAGTAGGGCCTACGAGTATCTGCATAGCTATATTCGCGGGAAGGGAATTGCGGCCCGAATTGCCGACATGCCCGCCGTTATGGCCGCTGGGCAAGTACGTGACGGGAAGCAGGTGCTTTCGCTCGAGCGACCCATTGCAGAGTCAAAGCGATTGGTGGTTCAGGCCGTGGCAGACATCGTCATTGACCTTTGGACCAATGCGACCTCACTCGACGCTCTCATCGTAACTGGGGGCGGGGCAGCGTTGTGTCGCGACGAGCTCATGAAGGAGTTCGCGAAGGCGCGGATCATGATCCCGGACGCGCCACACCTGGCCAATGCCCGCGGTTACCTCCGTGCTGCACGGCACTATGCTGGTCAGCGTAGCGTCCCGCGGAGTGGTTCGGCATGA